The following is a genomic window from Paludisphaera rhizosphaerae.
AGGCCCGTGATGGAGCGACCGGGCGGCCGCCCCAGGGGACGAGGTCCGGCCTGGCGGCCGGGGCCGACTCAGTAAGCGTCGGCGCTGACGATTTCGCCGCCGGCCTTGGTGCCGAGGGCCATCCAGGTGGGCAGGCTGATCGAGTCCTTGACGAACCGGACCGAGCCGTCGGCGAAGCCGACGTTCACGCCGCCGGAGTGGTTGCTGCGGGCCGCCTGGTGGGCGACCTGATAGCTGGTGTCGCCGCAGTCCCACAACTTCGAGTTCGGCGTCAGCGTCTCCGTGAAATAGCCCGTCATGATCAGGCCGCGGTAGTACTGCTGGTGCCGGTAGTAGATTCGCGTGGAGTAGCCAGAGCCGCCGTAGGTGCAGATCGGGGCGTTCTGATAATCCATCGTGCTGCTGGTGATGTAAACGTTGAGCTTGGACCGCTCAGGAACGCCGCCCAGGATGCCGCTGGAGTCAGAGCCGGAGATCGCCGCGCTGCTGTGCAGCGTTTCCGAGAACACAACGGTGTTGCTCGTTCCGTCCGAAACCGCCGCGACGGTGACGGGAACGGCCCGCAGGTACTGCGGGTAAACCTTGGGCTGCGAGGTGTCGACCGTGATGTTGAAGATGCCCGCCCGCGACGTGTTCGATTCCTGAGCCGCGGCGGTGCCCAGCCGCTGTCCGGCGGTGGCGCCCAGGCTCGCCACGTAGTTGGCGTAGCCCACGCCCGCGAACTTGGTGTTCGAGTTCTCCGAGGGGCACTGGAAGGCCGCGACGATCTGCATCTGGGCCGTGTAGTTCGCCGTGCCCGCCCCGTACAGGTTGATGCACTGCTCCAGGTTGAACGCGCCGTAGGTGCTGGCCGACTCGATGTACGGCAGGATCTGGGCCAGGACGTTCGGCCGCGAGCCGCAAGTGCCCGCGTTGATCACGGCCTCGTTGTAATACGGACCCCAACCAGGGATGTACGCCCCGGTGGCCGACTCCGCGTTGGCCAGGGCCAGGCCCATCTGCTTCAGATTGTTGACGCACTGGGCGCGACGGGCGGCTTCGCGGGCCGACTGCACGGCCGGCAGCAGCAGAGCGATAAGAACCGCAATGATGGCGATGACGACGAGCAATTCAATCAGCGTAAACGCGCGTCGTGGCGAGCGCTTAAACATACGCACAGGTCCTTCAGAGTGGTAATAAAAGACTGACTGGCGAGAACACACCCACAGAGCGCGAGTGCGTTGAAAGAGAGACGGCTGACGGAAGGAGGCAAGGCCTTCGCGATCTAGTCCGGGAATTACATAGTAGCACCTTGGCAACCCTCTTTCAAGCCGCCCACACCACTGAGATGAAGATTGCTCGACATCAGTGCTGCACTCAAGCAACATAAAACAGCCCGGCTTTCGCCCCTGGTAGCAAGGACGAAAGCCGGGCCGAGCGTATGGTGGGGTGGGAATCTCGGTTTCGGCGAGAACTCCTCGTCGCGTCGACGCGACGAGGCTTAGTGTTTCCTGCCAGCGGCCTTGGCGGCGGCCTTCTCCGCGAACTTGGCCTCAGCCTGCTTGACCTCGTCGGGCCAGGCGTCCTTCGTGTCGCCGGTCGACGGCGGCGGCGGCAGCGAATCGCCGCTGCAACCGGCGACGGCGGACGCGAGCGTGACGGCGAGCATGCCGATCAAGGCGATCTGGTGGCGCTTCATCAAGGTGTTCGGTCTCCGTATCGCAAGGGGGCGGGGCCGGCGACGACCTCGAGTGCGGGCCGTCGCCGTCGATCGTTCGTCAGTAGCTGTCGGAGCTGAGGACCTCGCCGCCGTTGCGCGAGCCGAGCGCCCACCAGGTCGGCGGACTCACCGAGTCCTTGATGAAGTGGACCGAACCATCGGCGAAGGCGACGTTGACGCCGCCGGAGTGGTTGCTGCTCGGCGGGGCGCTGCCGAGAGGGGCCACGTAGTAACCGGCCCACGTGCTGTTGCCGTCGATGCCGGCCGGCTCGCTGGGGTTGGTGCAGTTCATCTGGTTCGGCGTGCCGAAGTGGTTGTAGGCGTTGATGACCAGCCACACGGGGAACGTCGCGATCCACATCTGGCCTGAACCGCCGCCGTATCGCGTCCCCTGCGAGCCCGGAATGTTCTGGCAGGCCTGCACGAAGGTCAGCGCTCCCACCTGCCCGGTCCCGGCGGCGACGCCCGTCGGCGAGCGGAACGTTCCCCGCCGCGCCAGGTTGCTGCTGCGGGTGAAGTTGGAGTTGTTCACGCCGACCAGCCGCTCGCTCACGAGGCCGGTGTTGGAAGTGCCGTCGGTGATCCCGCCGATCGTCACCGGGCCCCAGGCTGCGCCGCAGTAATAGCAGTTGGACGACGGATGCATCATGTCGTTATTGGCCGACACTATCCTACCGCGAAAACGGCCGATGACACGAAAAATCAACGGCAGTCAAGCATTGGCAGTAAGCCGGCCTCGCGCAACGACGGATTTACAATTCGGCATAGATGAACTTAACAGGCATCAAGTTACGGTATGCTCTTCAAAGTTGAGATCGAATCTAGCTCCATCTGTATAAGAGGAGTAGGTTACATTCGGGTCAGCGTTGAATCCTCCGGCGTCCGCCCGAAACCAGATGTTGTAATTGATAAGCTCCGTCGTTGTCACTCCCGTAAAATTGATCGTGGCGGCTTGTGAACCTGTTAGCGGATCAACCGTGGCATGGATAGTCACCCAGTTTCCGGAAACGTCAAGACCGCTGACCCAGAGCCCATTTTGATCGAGCCCTGCCGCCGCGAACGCACTCGTAAAGAATTGACCTGGAGCAATATTCGCGATTCCTTGTGACACAGGACCTTGATAGACGATCGACAGGCTGCCAGAAACTGTTTCTGGGTTTACGCCATCGCCCACAGTGTAAGCCTGGAATCCACCGGCATTTGAGACGACGGTAGCCAGCGTAGCCAGATTTGCAGTCGCGTTGGGATCTCCATGAGCATTCATCTGCGATAAAATATCTACAGTGGCCGAAATGCTGGTCGCCCCCACACCCGAGTTATCGCTGATTGTGCTAGCGACACCTGTATGCACATTTGCAATTGTTTCAACATTAGTGGGGCTCAGTTGGGTGTAGTCCTGCGTGTCATATCCATCGTCCTGGGCCGTTTGGGTCCCGAAGGAGTGGTCGGCGTTTGGCACCCACGGCTCGATTAAATTCCAGGCTCCTGCCCACACCCCAGGATTTCCGACATTGTCATTACGAGTGATAGAAGCAAGTTTACGTTCCTCGAGCTGGCGATCTCCATTGCCACTGGCATTCGAAATCCAGTCACTTTGGAAGGCTCGAGAAACTCTGGTTCTCCGGCGAGTTCTTTTCAGACGAATCCTCATCATTCGACGCCTCCTGAAAGAAAGTACAACTTAGATGTGCGGCGCAATCAAACACAGAGAGGGTGGTAACCGGTGGCCCCGAGAGTCGGCCGCGAACCCAACTGAACAAAGCCTCGACTTGGGCAGCACCATTCGCGAGATTTATCGGATCACTCCGATGATCCCGGATTGTCCCCCGAAGGCTTAGCAACCATGATGCCAGATTTCCAATTCTTCATGAAGCTGCCGCAATCACACCGTTTTATGACCCTGCGGCCGAGCGGCTGGCTCAGGGATCGCCCCGGAACACCGACGTTCCGGGCAGAAGTTGCCACCCGTGGGCAAGTTCGAAGCCAGCATGCCGGAGCGTCGGTCTTCGTCTAACGCGGGGCGTTCGGCAGCTTGGGGTCCGAGACGCGGTGGACCTCGGGGTCGGCGCCCGTCGGCGCGTTGGGATGTTCGAGTCGGGGGGGAGCGAGCATGGGGGAGTGCTCAACGGCCGCCGTCTGCGGGGCGGGCGGCTGGGAGGTCGCCTTGGGGGGAGTTTCCAAGGCGGCCGTCTGGGGGGCGGGAGGAGGCGGGACCGCCTTGGCCGGCTCGTCGTCGTGTTCGGACTTCGCCCGCATCCGGATGAGCAGGTGGTTGGAGGCGCCGTTGGGGGTGCCGACGCTGATATCCAGCAAGGGCCGGCCTCCGGCGTCGGGAGTGGTCCGGGCGTCCTTGGAGATCGTCACCTGCATCAGGTTGCGGCTGACGAGCACCGACTCGGCCGCCTTGCCGCCGGCGATGACGTGGGTGTCGTGGACGCTGAAGTTCTTCCCCTCCAGGAAGATCACCGACTCTTCGCCGGGCTCCGGCGGCTTGCCGTGCCAGGCCAGCAGCGACGGTTTGAGCTGGCCCCCGCGCGAGCAGAAGACCCGCGAGTCGTTGCTGTCCGCCGAGAACGGGACGCGGACCACCAGGCGCTGGGTGGGCATCAGGCTCTTGAGCTGGTTGATTCGCTCGACGGCGATCTGCAACTCCTCCAGCCGCCCCACCGGGACGCCCCCCGGATGGTCCGGGGCGTTGAACTTGTTCAGCTCGGTCTCGGTCTCGGCGAGCCGGCCGGCCAGGTCGGACGCTTTCTCGATGACCGAGGTCCGACCGTCCAGATCGCCGGTGCGGAACCAGTTGGCGACGGTGACGAACTCGATCTTGGGAATGAAGTTGGGCATCACGATCAGCGCCGTGCATTCGCGCTGACCGGGCTCCAGACTCTGCTCCTTGTCGTCGCGACCCAAACCCTGTCGAACCATATCGGAGACGGCGGCCAGGCCGGCGCGGCCGGTGCGGCTGGTCTGAAGCCGAGGATAGAAGATCCACCCAAAGGTGTTCTCGCCGGCGCCGAAACCCACCATCGTCGGGTTGAGCCGGATGGCCGCCTCGTCTTCGGCGTTCGCCGCGTCGTTCGAGAAGACCCCGCCGGCGCGAAACGGCCCGAAGGCAGGAACGCCGCCGATCAGGTCCAGCCCGGACGACGACCGCCGCGCGACCGAGTCGGCCACGTTCTGCTGGGCGATGACCGGCTCGATGGCGTAAACCCGCAGCGGCCACTTGGTGGTGGTGTAACGCTGGAAAACCTCGAAGGCGTGTTCGGAGCCCTCGGGGTCGAAGAAGTTGGTCCGGCGCAGCTCCTCGCGGAGGAGGTCGCTCCGATACTCGGGGATCTGGTCGATGATGTCCTGCTTGAGCCGGGTGTTGAGCGCGGCGGCCTGGATCTTCAGGACGAAGGCGAAGGCGTCCAGCGAGCGGCGACGATTGGCGGCGGCCTGATCGATCGTCCCGCCAGTCGTGGAGGCCAGCATCACGCCCGAGTCCTCGGCTTTGGGACGCATCGCGGCCAGTTTGGGGAAGTCGCGGCGGGCGATCAGCGCCCCCAGATCCTCAAGCGGATCGCTGTCGACGGGGACGACGGGCGTCGCCACCGCCTGCCCCGATGCCGCGGCTCGGGCGGCGAGCTTGGGCGAGGCGGTCTGCTCCAGGATGCTGTACGAAGCCTCGAACTCGCCTCGGAGCCATTCGGCGACCCGCGCCGTGCGATGGTAGGGCTCGTCGGCCAGTTCGCGGGCGAGTTGACGCTCGGCCTCCGTGCGCAGGAATTTGATGTTCTCGGCGCCGTAGAAGACCTCCGAGTCGGCTGACGCGACGAGAGCGAGCGGGCCCATGCCCGGTCCTGGGCTGGGGTCGTCGTCCTTGCCCGTCTGGTTGCAGAGCACCTGCGACAGGCTGCCGACCGCCTCGTTGATCACTGCGTTGCGAAGCGTGTAGCGCATCGTGTCGCGGTCCATCAGCGACTTGGCCGAAACCGTGATGATCGCCCCGCGCCCCCTGCGGTTCTTCGGCCCCGGCGAGAGCGTCACCGGGATCCGGACGAGGTACAGCCCGTAGCCGGGGCGGTCCGTCAGGTCGTCGCCGGCGTTGATCCGCCGCAGTTGGTTCAGGTGGTTCAGGTAGTGCGAATGCTCGTCCAGGACGACCGTCGGCTCCAGCATCCCGCCGGCCGAGGGATCCGCCGTGATCGAGCCGACCTTGCCAGCCTGCGCGGGGATCGCCGCCTGCGCGGCGGTGGCCGAGGTCGTCGCGTTCTGGCCGGAGATCATCGCCAGCAACGACTTGGTCTGATCGTCCTCGGACGTCGTGGTCGTCGAGCCCGAAGCGGTGGCGTCGCCCATCCCGGTGGCGAGTTGCAGCCGCTGGGCCTTGGCCTCGCTGCGGTTGATGGAGGCGTTGATGACCCCCTTGAAACCGACCTTCAGCCACTGGGCCATCTGAAGTTCGTACTCGGAGCGGAACTTCGCCAGCCGGTCCTGCCCCCAGACGTCGGGCGACTTGACGCCGATCGTCCCCTGCTGGTTCATGCTCCGGTCCAGGTCGTCGATCATCTGCTCGACGCGTTGGAGCGAAGGACCGTTGCCGGGCGAGGTCCGGGTCGCCGACGCCGGCCAGTAGGACTGGGGAGTCGCACAGCCGTCGACCGCCGCCAGCGCCGCCGCAAGCCCTGCCGCAATCCACAATCGTCGCGACCGCGATCGTGCCATGGCTCCCTCGCCCACCGCCGACCAGACCAGGACCGCGAGCCCCGGCGCGCACCGCCGCCTCCCGGTCCATCCTCGGAGAGTCTGATCATTCCCAGGATTTCGCCAAGGCGGATTTCGCGGATTGTAAGAAACTCCCAAAGTCGGCTACCCGCCACCAAAAGCCGTGTTTGGAGACCCCCATATCTTCAGACAGACCGATGGTTCCGGCCGCGAGTGATGCCCGATATCGAAGCCGCTCATTGTGGTAAGGGAGTCTCGAATGCGAGTGTCACCAAAGTCATTCCCACCGAAAAACGACGGCCCTGGGTGCCATGGCCACGCTTGCGTGGCCATGCGATACGCGACGGTCTCGCAGTCGCCGACGGCGGTTCATGGCCACGCAAGCGTCGAGCGAAGCAAGTTTCATTTCCACCGAACGAAGCCACCGAGAACCAGCGACACAACCTCTTTGCAAGCAATGCCTTGCAACCCCCAAAGCCACTCATAAGCGCCAGCGATCGAACCCACTTCGGAGCCAATCCCCAGGCCCTCGACGAACGAACGCAGCCGAGCCGGCATCTCCCACTGCCCCCTACCCACGCATTGCGAACCGTCCCCCCGAAATCGTCGAACGAACCCGCTTTCGAGACCAAAATCCACGACGCAACCCCATACACCATTGAATTTTAAGACATCGGCTCCACCACCACTCCAGCGCAAACAGAGCCAATCGAAGCCATGTCTCCGACGGAGGCGGGCAACCGGCGTGATACGATGACCCCGAACCCTCCCACGACCTTCTCGCGACCACCCGCATGACGGCCGAATCCGACATCCCAGGCACCGCTCGCCCCGCCGCCGGCCCCCGACTCTTCGTCTGGTCGGTCTGGGGGGCGTTGGTGATCGTGGCGCTCTGGTACGTGGTCCAGTTCGGGGCCGACGCCCCGCGGTGGGACGACTATGCGGTGATCCCCCAGCTCTGCGGCCGGGCGCCGATCACCGCCTCGTGGCTCTGGTCGCAGCACAACGAGCATCGGTTCTTCCTGGCGAGGCTCGTGCTGCTGGGGGTCTTCGGCTGCAGCGGCGCGGATCCTCGACCGGCGATGGTCCTGAACGTCGCGGTGATGGCGGTCGCCGCCGCCGCCCTGATGGCCGTCTCGGCCCGTGCGCCGGGAGGCCGGAGATACTCCGACGCCTACCTGCCGATCGCCCTCTTGAGCTTGGGCCATTACGAGAACCTGACCTGGGCGATTCAGATCAGCTTCGTCCTGCCGGTCGCCCTGTTCTGCCTGGCAGCCCTGGCGACGACCCGTCCGGAGAAGCCGAACCCGCTCCGCGCCGCGGGGCTGGGGGCCTGCCTGGCCGTCTTGCCGCTCTGCAACGCCGGCGGCCTGTTATTGATCCCCGCGCCGATCCTCTGGCTGCTGGCCATGGCCGCCGCCGAATGGCGGTCGGGGAACCGACGCCGCGCGCTCTGGGACATCCTGTGTGCGACGCCGGCCGTCTTGCTGGGAGCGTTCTACCTCCGGGGATACCAGCCGCCGGCCCACCACGCCCCTCCGGGCGGCGTGGCAGCGGCCCTGCGATCGACGCTTCAGTTCCTGGCGACGGGTTTCGGGACGGCGGGGATCGACTTCTGGCCGTGGTCGGGCCTCGCCGCGGCGGCCGTTGCACTGGGAGCGGCAGCCGTCCTGCTGACGGCCTGGGTGCGAAATCCCGGCGACCGCCCCCGGATCGAGGGCCTGCTGGCGCTGCTGGCTTCGGCCGGATTGCTCGCACTGGCGACCGGCTGGGGACGATCCGGCGAAGGTCCCACGGCCGGATTGCAACCTCGGTACGCGACCCTCGCCGTTCCGGTGCTGGTGCTGGCGTACCTGGCCTTCGCATTCTGCGGCGGTCGGCTGCTCCGACCGTTGGTGACGAGCGCGCTGCTGGTCATCGGCCTCGCCCTGCTCTGGCCGAACGCACGCGAGGCGCTCGACGCCGGCCGGAACGCCGCCGAGCAGGCGACGGCCTTCGACCTCGACCGTGACGCCGGGACCCCAACCTTCCGCCTGGCGACCCGGCACTCGCCCTTCCTGCATCCCTCGAAACAGAAGCTGCACGAACACCTGGACGCGCTTCGTGAGGCGAAGCTCGGCAAGTTCGCCCGCATCCAGCCCGACCCGGCTTTCCGCGAAGTCCCCGTCGAACTCCGCCCAACCGACGTCCGCCTGGCCCGCTGGCGAGACGGCGAGATCGAAGCCCTGGGCCCCGACCCGTGGATCCGCTTCGACCTCCCCGCGCCGGTGCGAGTCGCCGGGGTAAAGATCCGCTACAACCATCACAACGACGAAGGCGCCCCCGCCCACTTCCGCCTCGCCTGGCGGCCCGACGACCAGTATCGCGCTCCCGAACAGCAATACGGCGACTGGAACCTCCCCACCGGCGACGACCGCTCCGTCACGGTCTGGATCGACGGCCCCGTCGCCCAGCTCCGCATCCAGCCCGACAACGGCCCCTGCCGCTTCCGCATCCGCGAACTGACCCTCTTGATCGAGCCCGCGCCGGCATCCTCAGCGTTTCTCGACGGCGGCGAATCCAACCTGCGCAGTCGGGTGCGTCTTCTCAAGATCACGCGGACGGCTAAGATGAGGGCCAGCCGGGAGGGAACTGGAGGCGGGGGCGTCGTCGATGATCGACCGGACCGATACGCTGTTCGTGATGTGCTGCGCGACGATGGCGCTGCTGATGACCCCAGCGATGGGCCTCTTCTTCGCGGGGATGGTCCGGCGCAAGAACGTGCTTTCCACGTTCCTGGGCTGCCTGGTGCCGCTGGGGGTCGTCACGCTCCAGTGGCTGGTTCTGGGCCAGGGCCTGGCGTTCGGCGGGGACCTCTTCGGCGGGCTGATCGGGGCGCCCGATTGGTCGATGCTCCGGGGCCGGTTCGAGCCGAGGCCCGACCTGACGGCGACCGTGCCGGGGCCGCTCGCGCTGGCGTTCGAGATGCTGGCGGCGGCCTTCGCGGCGGCCCTGGTCTCCAGCGCGGGGGCGGAACGGGCGAAGTCCTGGTCCATGGCCGTGGTCGTCATCTTGTGGACGACTCTGGTCTACGACCCCCTGGCCCACTGGATGTGGTCGCCCGACGGCTGGCTGCGACGGCTCGGGGCCCGCGACTTCGGCGGCGGCCTGGTCGTCCACGCGTCGGCCGGCGCGGCGGCTCTCTGCGTGGCCGTCGCCGTGGGCAAACGCCGAGGCGCCGACGTCGACAGCCTTCGCCCCCACAACCTGCCTCTGACCGCGATCGGGACCGCCCTGCTCTGGTTCGCCTGGCTGGGGTTCAACGCGGGGCGAGCCTGGGGCGTCTCGACGATCGCCGCCGCGGCCTTTCTCTCGACGCTCGTCGCGGGGGCGGCGGGGATGCTCGCCTGGATCCTCGTGGAACGGGCGACGACCGGCAAGGCGACCTTCCTGGGAGGCTGCACCGGAGTCGTCGCCGGCCTGGTCGGATCGTCGGCGGGCGCGGGAATGGTCGGGCCCGGGGTCGCCATCGTCCTGGGAGCCGGCGCCGCTCTCTTCAGCCACGCCGCGATCCTCATCAAGAGTCGGCTGGACTACGACGACTCGCTCGACGTCTTCGGCGTCCACGGAATCGGTGGGATCACCGCCGCGATCGGCCTGGGCCTGCTGGCAGGCTCGGACCTGGAACCGTCCGCTGTGGGCCTCTTCAACGGCCGCGTCGAACTGATCCTCGCTCAGCTCGCAGCCGTCGGGGCGGTCGTCGCCTACTCGGTGCTCGTCACCTGGGCGATCCTCTTCGCGGTCGACCGCACGATGGGCCTCCGCGTCCCGCCCGAAGCCGAGGAACTGGGTCTCGACGTCGCCCTCCACGGCCAGCGAGCCTACGTCATGGGCGACGGCGAACGCCTGGGCATGGACTACCGCTGAGCCAGCCACATCTCAGGCTC
Proteins encoded in this region:
- a CDS encoding DUF1559 family PulG-like putative transporter, producing the protein MFKRSPRRAFTLIELLVVIAIIAVLIALLLPAVQSAREAARRAQCVNNLKQMGLALANAESATGAYIPGWGPYYNEAVINAGTCGSRPNVLAQILPYIESASTYGAFNLEQCINLYGAGTANYTAQMQIVAAFQCPSENSNTKFAGVGYANYVASLGATAGQRLGTAAAQESNTSRAGIFNITVDTSQPKVYPQYLRAVPVTVAAVSDGTSNTVVFSETLHSSAAISGSDSSGILGGVPERSKLNVYITSSTMDYQNAPICTYGGSGYSTRIYYRHQQYYRGLIMTGYFTETLTPNSKLWDCGDTSYQVAHQAARSNHSGGVNVGFADGSVRFVKDSISLPTWMALGTKAGGEIVSADAY
- a CDS encoding DUF1559 family PulG-like putative transporter, with translation MMHPSSNCYYCGAAWGPVTIGGITDGTSNTGLVSERLVGVNNSNFTRSSNLARRGTFRSPTGVAAGTGQVGALTFVQACQNIPGSQGTRYGGGSGQMWIATFPVWLVINAYNHFGTPNQMNCTNPSEPAGIDGNSTWAGYYVAPLGSAPPSSNHSGGVNVAFADGSVHFIKDSVSPPTWWALGSRNGGEVLSSDSY
- a CDS encoding ammonium transporter; amino-acid sequence: MIDRTDTLFVMCCATMALLMTPAMGLFFAGMVRRKNVLSTFLGCLVPLGVVTLQWLVLGQGLAFGGDLFGGLIGAPDWSMLRGRFEPRPDLTATVPGPLALAFEMLAAAFAAALVSSAGAERAKSWSMAVVVILWTTLVYDPLAHWMWSPDGWLRRLGARDFGGGLVVHASAGAAALCVAVAVGKRRGADVDSLRPHNLPLTAIGTALLWFAWLGFNAGRAWGVSTIAAAAFLSTLVAGAAGMLAWILVERATTGKATFLGGCTGVVAGLVGSSAGAGMVGPGVAIVLGAGAALFSHAAILIKSRLDYDDSLDVFGVHGIGGITAAIGLGLLAGSDLEPSAVGLFNGRVELILAQLAAVGAVVAYSVLVTWAILFAVDRTMGLRVPPEAEELGLDVALHGQRAYVMGDGERLGMDYR